One window from the genome of Artemia franciscana chromosome 12, ASM3288406v1, whole genome shotgun sequence encodes:
- the LOC136033927 gene encoding eukaryotic translation initiation factor 3 subunit E-like encodes MPGEVNEEGMSLLPSKYDLTNAISPNLDRHLIIPLLEFLSHKQIYNEDEVLQAKLDLLNSTNMMDFAMEIFTTLNGEERIPEEMQIKREDLLRKLRDLQEESEPILRVLGDPEVARQIQNSRDPFLLLEDLTEKHGLPRDTPAMLYNFAKFQYECGLYQGSSEYLYYYRFLVSPEDKNYLSSIWGKLASEILMQNWDAALEELIRLKEYIDNLSTFQSPLNALQERTWFIHWSLFVYFNHPKGRDLLVETFLHQPQYLNAIQTTCPHILRYLTTAVIMNKSNRRTVLKDLVRVIQQESYAYKDPITEFIEHLYANFDFDAAQKKLRECREVILHDFFLVALLDDFIENARLMIFETFCRIHECISIKMLAEKLNMSISDAEKWIVNLIRAARLDAKIDSRLGHVVMGAQALSPYQQMIEKTKSLALRSQKLVSDIERKATGGRGGESQPWAQEF; translated from the exons CCTGCTTCCAAGCAAGTACGACCTGACTAACGCCATCAGTCCCAATTTGGATCGCCACTTAATTATTCCTTTGTTGGAGTTTTTATCACACAAGCAAATTTATAATGAAGATGAGGTGCTTCAAGCCAAGTTGGATCTTCTCAATTCTACTAACATGATGGATTTTGCCATGGAAATATTCACGACATTAAATGGTGAAGAAAGAATACCCGAGGAAATGCAAATTAAAAGAGAAGATTTGCTGAGGAAGCTCCGGGATTTGCAGGAAGAAAGCGAACCTATTTTGCGGGTACTTGGAGACCCAGAAGTTGCACGCCAAATTCAAAACTCACGTGATCCTTTCCTACTTCTGGAAGATTTGACAGAAAAGCATGGACTGCCACGTGATACTCCAGCTATGCTATATAATTTCGCAAAATTTCAATATGAGTGTGGTCTTTATCAAGGATCATctgaatatttatattattatagatTTCTTGTATCACCAGAAGACAAAAATTATCTCAGCTCCATTTGGGGCAAATTAGCTTCTGAAATCTTAATGCAAAACTGGGATGCTGCACTTGAAGAACTGATCAGACTTAAAGAGTATATTGACAATCTATCTACGTTTCAATCTCCACTGAATGCTCTTCAAGAAAGGACCTGGTTTATTCATTGGTCCCTTTTTGTCTATTTCAATCACCCTAAGGGTCGGGATTTGCTTGTTGAAACATTTTTGCACCAGCCACAGTATTTGAATGCTATCCAGACAACATGCCCTCATATTCTTAGATACCTGACAACTGCCGTAATTATGAATAAATCAAATCGTAGAACCGTATTAAAAGACTTGGTACGCGTTATTCAGCAAGAGTCGTACGCATATAAAGATCCAATCACAGAATTTATTGAACATTTGTATGCCAATTTTGACTTTGATGCAGCACAGAAAAAGCTGAGGGAATGCCGAGAGGTGattcttcatgatttctttttGGTGGCACTTCTCGatgattttattgaaaatgcaaGGCTCATGATTTTCGAAACTTTTTGTCGAATTCATGAATGTATTAGTATTAAGATGCTTGCTGAGAAATTGAATATGTCCATTAGTGATGCGGAAAAATGGATAGTAAACCTCATCAGAGCAGCAAGACTAGATGCAAAGATTGATTCAAG ATTGGGGCATGTTGTAATGGGAGCACAAGCGTTGTCACCATATCAGCAAatgatagaaaaaacaaaaagcttgGCTTTACGATCGCAGAAACTTGTCAGTGATATTGAAAGGAAAGCCACTGGAGGAAGGGGTGGAGAAAGTCAGCCTTGGGCACAGGAATTCTAA